The following are encoded together in the Flavobacterium haoranii genome:
- a CDS encoding glycosyltransferase family 4 protein — protein MSKKITIITANFYPEDTAIGLYTTQFANYLKSNGFEITVLTGFPYYPKWEINSDYKDKKAFYTETYNGIKIIRFKQYVPKKVTFLGRILMILSFNFGLFINLFKLKKTDLIISIVPFTSNCFLGKFYSFFNKTKFWIHLQDFEFDLLIDAGIGTKSSFFKNLFFKFLLKTESILLNSADIVSTISNSMIRKVYEKSNPKEVFYFPNWVSIDNINPSTSQPHPYFDSDKYNLLYSGNIGEKQDWDFFIEFCKLIKPEDSIAITIVGNGGYYNTLRERASIFEFVKFKDVVPYSDLSNLLCTADCHFLFQKNDVVDSVMPSKLLGMMASAKPSIITGNENSEVNNILNNSNGGFYIASNEVKEVYEKIISLKNNTEKSLNMGKEAREFVKNSFSDKAVLDSFLVKINDVLHEER, from the coding sequence ATGTCTAAGAAAATAACCATTATTACGGCAAATTTTTATCCTGAAGATACTGCAATTGGTCTTTATACAACACAATTTGCTAATTACTTAAAATCTAATGGTTTTGAAATTACTGTTTTAACAGGATTTCCCTACTATCCTAAATGGGAAATTAATAGCGATTACAAAGACAAAAAAGCATTTTATACTGAAACTTATAATGGAATAAAAATTATTCGTTTCAAACAATATGTTCCTAAAAAAGTGACATTTTTAGGTAGAATTTTAATGATTCTAAGTTTTAATTTTGGATTATTTATCAACTTATTTAAGTTAAAAAAAACGGATTTAATTATTAGTATCGTACCATTTACCAGTAATTGTTTCTTGGGTAAATTCTATTCTTTTTTTAACAAAACAAAATTCTGGATTCATTTACAAGATTTTGAATTTGATTTATTAATTGATGCTGGAATAGGAACTAAAAGCTCTTTTTTTAAAAATCTGTTTTTTAAATTCCTATTAAAAACCGAAAGTATACTTTTAAACTCAGCTGATATTGTAAGTACAATTAGTAATTCGATGATTCGAAAAGTTTATGAAAAATCGAATCCGAAAGAAGTTTTTTATTTTCCAAATTGGGTTTCAATAGACAACATAAATCCGAGTACTTCTCAACCTCATCCTTATTTTGATTCTGATAAATACAATCTTTTATATTCGGGAAATATTGGAGAAAAACAAGATTGGGACTTTTTTATAGAATTTTGCAAACTTATAAAACCTGAAGATAGCATTGCCATTACGATTGTTGGAAATGGAGGTTATTATAATACATTAAGAGAAAGAGCTTCTATTTTTGAATTTGTAAAATTTAAAGATGTAGTGCCCTATAGTGATTTATCAAACTTACTTTGTACAGCAGATTGTCATTTTTTATTTCAAAAGAATGATGTTGTAGATTCGGTAATGCCCTCAAAATTATTAGGTATGATGGCAAGTGCAAAGCCTTCAATTATAACTGGTAATGAAAACTCTGAAGTAAATAACATCTTAAACAATTCAAATGGTGGCTTTTACATTGCCAGTAATGAAGTAAAAGAGGTTTATGAAAAAATAATTTCTCTAAAAAACAATACCGAAAAATCATTAAACATGGGTAAAGAAGCCCGCGAATTTGTTAAGAATAGTTTTTCTGACAAAGCGGTATTAGATTCATTTTTAGTAAAAATTAATGATGTGTTACATGAAGAAAGATAA
- a CDS encoding O-antigen ligase family protein: MKKDKLLVIITFLIGCLFTFPLFKENISSIFLIATTVVTVFYLSTAKKKILLKKQHLIYTLPFFIVLCTNIFAINAEIDWKNVSKSLMFLIFPLVFFNIPANVFKNLETKFIYIFKFSCLIISSFYIISFLLNHSFSDFFNESYNESVFRKHVYSIAIFKIHPTYFSLFLNVGIIHSLLRFKKELKYLNLFTFIFSLIMILLLSSRLMIVISFISIIYAVTKGISIKKRYFIPIIAVFFSGLIFLPGIKSRFLEAYNDFNNPPKGMYFNSTNIRKSIISCSFEILQENYLRGVGFSNIQTELNECYAANYDSKFYENHDYLTHNYLMYIFLGSGILGFSIFLFYLFTVIRNCLKIKNVLLNVVLFNCIALFFVEDFLYRHYGLFFFNLFVFSYLKFYEYTLKENV; the protein is encoded by the coding sequence ATGAAGAAAGATAAGCTATTAGTTATAATAACTTTTTTAATAGGGTGTTTATTTACATTCCCATTATTTAAGGAGAATATTTCTTCAATCTTTTTAATTGCGACTACAGTTGTAACAGTTTTTTACCTTTCAACCGCCAAAAAGAAAATCCTTTTAAAGAAACAACATCTAATTTACACATTACCTTTCTTTATTGTTTTATGTACTAATATCTTTGCTATAAATGCAGAAATAGACTGGAAAAATGTGAGTAAATCTTTAATGTTTCTTATTTTCCCATTAGTTTTTTTTAATATTCCAGCCAATGTTTTTAAAAATTTAGAAACTAAATTTATCTATATTTTTAAATTTTCCTGCTTAATTATAAGTAGTTTCTACATTATTTCTTTTTTATTAAACCATTCCTTTTCAGATTTTTTTAATGAAAGTTATAATGAATCGGTTTTTAGAAAACATGTTTATAGCATAGCTATTTTTAAGATTCATCCAACTTATTTTTCACTTTTTTTAAATGTTGGTATTATACATTCTTTACTTCGCTTTAAGAAAGAACTAAAATATTTGAATCTTTTTACTTTCATTTTTTCTCTAATAATGATACTACTTTTGTCTTCTAGATTAATGATTGTTATTTCTTTTATTTCAATAATCTATGCGGTAACAAAAGGAATTTCTATTAAAAAAAGATATTTTATTCCAATAATTGCTGTGTTTTTTTCTGGACTTATTTTTCTACCAGGAATTAAATCTAGGTTTTTAGAAGCCTATAATGATTTTAATAATCCTCCTAAAGGCATGTATTTCAATTCAACTAATATTAGAAAAAGTATTATTAGTTGTTCGTTTGAAATACTGCAAGAAAATTATTTAAGAGGTGTTGGTTTTTCAAATATCCAAACGGAACTTAATGAATGTTATGCTGCAAATTATGATTCTAAATTTTATGAAAATCACGATTATTTAACGCATAATTATTTGATGTATATTTTTTTAGGCTCAGGAATATTAGGGTTTTCAATATTTCTTTTTTACCTCTTTACAGTCATAAGAAATTGCCTAAAAATAAAGAATGTGCTTTTAAATGTTGTACTATTTAACTGTATTGCTCTTTTCTTTGTAGAAGATTTTCTCTACAGACATTACGGGTTGTTTTTCTTTAATTTATTCGTATTCAGTTATCTTAAGTTTTACGAATATACTTTAAAAGAAAATGTTTAA
- the fcl gene encoding GDP-L-fucose synthase, translating into MLKTAKIFVAGSRGMVGSAIVRNLEQNGFTNIITKSSKELDLRNQQAVFEFFETEKPEFVFLAAAKVGGIHANNIYPAEFIYDNMMIQNNVIHAAYLNKVEKLFFLGSSCIYPKFAPQPLKEEYLLTGALEPTNEAYAIAKISGLKMCEFYKKQYGCNFISAMPTNLYGINDNFNLQNSHVLPALLRKFIEAKQNNSSEVVVWGSGTPMREFLFVDDLAEACVFLMQNYNDAETVNIGTGEDVTIKELAETIKKTVGFAGELVFDATKPDGTPRKLLDVSKINNLGWKHKVNLQQGIEKTLDWVTENDFEMFT; encoded by the coding sequence ATGCTAAAAACAGCTAAAATATTTGTTGCAGGTTCAAGAGGAATGGTAGGTTCTGCCATTGTTCGTAACTTAGAACAAAATGGATTTACCAATATCATTACCAAAAGTTCTAAGGAACTTGATTTAAGAAACCAACAAGCCGTTTTTGAATTTTTTGAAACGGAAAAACCAGAATTTGTTTTCTTAGCAGCTGCAAAAGTTGGCGGTATTCATGCAAATAATATTTATCCTGCTGAGTTTATTTACGACAACATGATGATTCAAAATAATGTTATTCATGCTGCCTATTTGAATAAAGTTGAGAAATTATTTTTCTTAGGAAGTTCATGTATTTATCCAAAATTTGCACCCCAACCTTTAAAAGAAGAATATTTACTTACAGGAGCTTTAGAACCAACCAATGAAGCGTATGCTATTGCAAAAATTTCTGGTTTGAAAATGTGTGAGTTTTACAAAAAACAATACGGTTGTAATTTTATATCGGCTATGCCAACTAACTTGTATGGTATAAACGATAATTTCAATTTACAGAATTCGCACGTATTACCTGCTTTACTTCGCAAATTCATTGAAGCGAAACAAAATAATTCATCAGAAGTTGTTGTTTGGGGTTCTGGAACACCCATGCGCGAATTTTTATTTGTAGATGATTTAGCAGAAGCTTGTGTCTTCTTAATGCAAAACTATAACGACGCTGAAACCGTAAACATTGGTACAGGCGAAGATGTTACTATTAAAGAATTAGCAGAAACTATTAAAAAAACTGTTGGTTTTGCAGGAGAATTAGTTTTTGATGCTACGAAACCTGATGGAACACCAAGAAAATTATTAGATGTTTCTAAGATTAATAATTTGGGCTGGAAACACAAAGTAAACTTACAACAAGGCATTGAAAAAACCTTAGATTGGGTTACAGAAAACGATTTTGAAATGTTTACATAA
- a CDS encoding LIC_10190 family membrane protein, giving the protein MYVILICLLFTFCFCFFFGKIVIQYLDRTNSKKYNISDSFFIGICTIASFYNIISIFFPINLITTLFFLFLIFIYFLAKKKLFLEIKNEVLLSLKKNKNAIIVISFFIISLLFYYIINPRNFDTLLYHVAAIQWNESYRVIPGLANFYDRLGFNSSMFVLSAGFTFKEIYNQHIFIINSLLFTVFSSWLIVKAFRLKNIYSLLLVIYLYFFSEQYIHLISSCGTDTIANILISYILLSLLIIPNAINSKKLVFIIIPFVCITVKFSVLPILIISLYSIFQVEKLKLNFIKTVTLYSIFYLGGWLIRNFILSGYLFYPNPSLDFFSVDWKVPKERVSVTYKWIISFGRIPFKSYPEVLKLSFKEWFPIWWEAALLKNKTFYILSLFSSFLITINLLIVKKRKENFKIGVILITCITGVLLWLFTAPDIRFSFAFILFLSLLPLYFLKSIKINRMFTTIIIVISFCYMFYKNLSHSFILFKHNYNEQKIVEYLYLPNDFSEQKKTKSIKYLDFNLKTPNKRKIKMHSSYGDSYIYDKFPCTTNYLYNIELRGENLQDGFRTKK; this is encoded by the coding sequence ATGTATGTAATCTTAATTTGTTTATTATTTACTTTTTGTTTTTGCTTTTTTTTTGGAAAAATTGTAATACAATATTTAGACAGAACTAATTCAAAAAAATATAATATATCAGATTCATTCTTCATTGGTATTTGTACAATAGCATCATTTTATAATATCATATCTATTTTTTTTCCTATTAATTTAATAACAACATTATTCTTTTTGTTTTTAATTTTTATTTATTTTTTAGCAAAAAAGAAATTGTTCTTAGAAATTAAAAATGAAGTTCTCTTAAGTTTAAAAAAGAATAAGAATGCAATTATAGTTATTTCATTTTTTATCATATCATTACTTTTTTATTATATAATAAATCCAAGAAATTTTGATACTTTGTTGTATCATGTTGCGGCAATTCAATGGAATGAATCTTATAGAGTTATTCCTGGTTTAGCAAACTTTTATGATCGCTTAGGGTTTAATTCATCAATGTTTGTTTTAAGTGCCGGTTTTACTTTTAAAGAAATATACAATCAACATATTTTTATAATTAATTCTCTTTTATTCACAGTTTTTAGCTCTTGGTTAATTGTAAAAGCATTTCGTTTAAAAAATATATATAGTTTATTACTTGTAATTTATTTGTATTTTTTTTCAGAACAATATATTCATTTGATTTCTTCTTGTGGTACAGACACAATAGCTAATATATTAATTTCTTATATATTGTTATCCTTGTTAATTATTCCAAATGCGATAAATTCAAAAAAATTAGTTTTTATAATAATTCCTTTTGTTTGCATTACTGTTAAATTCTCTGTTTTACCAATATTAATTATTAGTTTATATAGTATATTTCAAGTAGAAAAATTAAAACTTAATTTTATAAAAACCGTTACTCTTTATTCAATATTTTATCTCGGAGGATGGTTAATTCGTAATTTTATATTGTCTGGATATTTATTTTATCCTAATCCTTCTCTTGATTTTTTTTCAGTTGATTGGAAAGTACCTAAAGAAAGAGTATCGGTTACTTACAAATGGATAATTTCATTTGGAAGAATTCCTTTTAAGAGTTATCCAGAAGTTTTAAAATTATCATTTAAAGAATGGTTTCCTATTTGGTGGGAAGCGGCATTACTAAAGAATAAAACCTTTTATATTTTGTCTTTATTTTCATCATTTTTAATCACAATAAATCTTCTCATAGTAAAAAAAAGAAAAGAGAATTTCAAAATTGGAGTTATTTTAATCACATGTATTACTGGAGTTTTACTATGGTTATTTACAGCACCTGATATTAGATTTTCTTTTGCATTTATATTATTTTTATCTTTATTACCTCTATATTTTTTAAAATCTATAAAGATTAATCGAATGTTTACAACAATAATTATTGTTATATCATTCTGTTATATGTTTTATAAAAATTTAAGTCATAGTTTTATATTGTTTAAACATAATTATAACGAGCAAAAAATTGTAGAATATTTGTATTTGCCGAATGATTTTTCCGAACAAAAAAAAACAAAATCTATTAAATATTTAGATTTTAATCTTAAAACTCCAAATAAGAGAAAAATTAAAATGCATTCTAGTTACGGCGATAGCTACATATACGATAAATTTCCATGCACAACCAATTATTTATATAATATTGAACTAAGAGGTGAAAACTTGCAAGATGGGTTTAGAACCAAAAAATAA
- a CDS encoding putative colanic acid biosynthesis acetyltransferase, whose amino-acid sequence MIYQDLSSFKMPKNFRGGSKVKVQLWGIVEFLFFRPSLQFMYGFRNFLLRLFGAKIGKNVLIRSSVKITYPWKLEIGDNSWIGEETYLYNLAEIKIGKNAVISHRSFLNTGGHDYNKTTFDIFAQPIIIEDEAWVTSEVYVSPGVTISRGAVIGVRSAVFNNMPEGMLCYGSPAKPIRKRDIK is encoded by the coding sequence ATGATATATCAAGATTTAAGCTCATTTAAAATGCCTAAAAATTTTAGGGGTGGGAGTAAAGTGAAAGTTCAATTATGGGGTATAGTAGAATTTTTATTTTTTCGACCATCTCTACAATTCATGTATGGGTTTAGAAACTTTTTATTGCGATTATTTGGAGCTAAAATTGGTAAGAATGTTTTAATTAGGTCAAGTGTAAAAATAACTTATCCATGGAAATTGGAAATTGGGGATAATTCTTGGATAGGAGAGGAAACATATTTATACAATTTAGCAGAAATAAAAATTGGCAAAAATGCCGTTATTTCTCATCGTTCTTTTTTAAATACAGGAGGTCACGATTATAATAAAACAACATTTGATATTTTTGCACAACCAATCATTATTGAAGATGAAGCCTGGGTTACAAGCGAAGTTTATGTTTCACCAGGAGTAACTATATCAAGAGGGGCTGTTATTGGTGTTAGAAGCGCAGTTTTTAATAACATGCCAGAGGGAATGTTATGTTACGGCAGTCCAGCAAAACCAATTAGGAAAAGAGATATTAAATAA
- a CDS encoding glycosyltransferase family 2 protein — protein MNPFFSIITATYNSEKTLERTIISVLNQSFTNFEYLIIDGNSKDATVEIVKKYVPIFNEKQIALRYVSEPDKGIYDAWNKGINLAKGEWISFLGSDDYYLDNALEIYKRATATNCNYIHSKVQLINEKQEKLRILGGDNFSKAKFFRNMNIAHVGSFHHKSLFENQKFSLTYKSASDYYFFLTNFNELKPYFINEITAVMQFGGISTNVDAALKEAMQVKIDSKRRSKFLCYLDFLVDHFKHFLLKYIRKT, from the coding sequence GTGAATCCTTTTTTTTCCATAATTACTGCAACTTATAACAGCGAAAAAACTCTAGAGAGAACTATAATTTCTGTTTTAAATCAAAGCTTTACAAACTTTGAATATTTAATAATTGATGGAAATTCTAAAGATGCAACAGTTGAAATCGTTAAAAAGTATGTTCCAATTTTTAATGAAAAACAAATAGCTTTAAGGTATGTTTCTGAACCCGATAAAGGAATTTATGATGCATGGAATAAAGGAATAAATTTAGCTAAAGGCGAATGGATTAGTTTTCTAGGTTCTGATGATTATTATTTAGATAATGCATTAGAAATATATAAAAGAGCAACAGCAACTAATTGTAATTATATACATAGTAAAGTTCAATTAATAAATGAAAAACAGGAAAAACTAAGAATATTAGGTGGTGATAATTTTAGTAAGGCTAAATTTTTCCGAAACATGAATATTGCTCACGTTGGTTCTTTTCATCATAAATCATTATTTGAAAATCAAAAATTTAGTTTGACTTATAAATCTGCAAGTGATTATTATTTTTTCTTAACTAATTTTAATGAGCTAAAGCCATATTTTATAAATGAAATTACAGCGGTTATGCAATTTGGAGGTATTAGCACAAATGTTGATGCTGCTTTAAAAGAAGCAATGCAAGTAAAGATAGACTCAAAAAGAAGAAGTAAGTTTTTGTGTTATTTAGATTTTTTAGTAGATCATTTTAAACATTTTCTTTTAAAGTATATTCGTAAAACTTAA
- a CDS encoding O-antigen ligase family protein, whose translation MLSQVLGIAVSCTYFYNVLKLFTKEEIYDLFAKYSLFVAIIGFPGYFLGVNLNVNTDPRFSSFLKEPAHYAIVVLPACYYFLKTKQYLFFFIIFLSLVLTESSIAYIGCALMFILPNINLTRVKYAIGVIPFVLAIFYWVYSNNEKVKMRFDDTYNSLKVLETGKFDEGTNISTYALLSNFYIAKENFIEHPFGSGIGSHYYMYHNRYKKVMRTPKYLYRLELDDINSKDAASLFIRFFSEFGIIGLLATAFIIYLVIQCFQDKSLIVEQSIGIYILLKLFRDGHYFPPELFFFLIIFYFSYTKSFLFKNEGNLSYSRKRFF comes from the coding sequence ATGCTATCCCAAGTTTTAGGAATTGCTGTTTCTTGTACCTATTTCTATAATGTTTTAAAACTTTTTACTAAAGAAGAGATTTATGACTTATTTGCAAAATATTCCTTATTTGTTGCTATTATAGGATTTCCTGGCTATTTTTTAGGTGTAAATTTAAATGTAAATACTGATCCCCGTTTTAGCAGTTTTTTAAAAGAACCTGCTCATTATGCTATAGTTGTATTACCTGCTTGTTATTATTTTTTAAAGACAAAACAATATCTTTTCTTTTTTATAATTTTTTTATCTCTTGTTTTAACAGAATCTTCTATAGCCTACATTGGTTGTGCCCTGATGTTTATACTACCCAATATTAATCTTACAAGAGTTAAATATGCTATAGGTGTTATTCCTTTTGTCCTAGCAATTTTTTATTGGGTATATTCAAATAATGAAAAAGTGAAAATGAGGTTTGACGATACTTATAATTCTTTAAAAGTATTAGAAACTGGTAAATTTGATGAAGGAACTAATATCAGTACTTATGCTTTATTAAGCAATTTTTACATTGCAAAAGAAAATTTTATCGAACATCCTTTTGGTAGCGGTATTGGAAGTCATTATTATATGTATCATAATCGCTATAAAAAAGTGATGCGAACTCCAAAATACCTTTATAGATTGGAATTAGACGATATTAACTCTAAAGATGCCGCATCTTTGTTTATTAGATTCTTTTCAGAATTCGGTATTATTGGACTATTAGCTACTGCATTTATCATTTATTTAGTTATTCAATGTTTTCAAGATAAATCGTTAATTGTAGAACAAAGTATAGGTATTTATATATTATTAAAATTATTTAGAGACGGACATTATTTTCCCCCAGAATTATTTTTCTTTCTTATAATTTTCTATTTCTCGTACACAAAATCATTCTTATTTAAAAATGAAGGAAATTTATCATATAGCAGAAAACGTTTCTTTTGA
- a CDS encoding oligosaccharide flippase family protein, giving the protein MELNSKKRISINVIFSVLQVGIVGLIYLVIYKILLNKLGVEQLGVWSLILATTSIASLANFGITSGIVKFVAEFYAEGDLQKTKKLVYTTFYASLLFFIVVCSLLYPIARYVLKFIIEPKYLDIAIKILPISLISLVINSISGVFTSVFEGIQKNYIRNVILILGAILFLIFTNIFLDKYGLMGAAYSQIIQSFFILVVSILLLKKEFNSFFIFKFNWDFKLFKEIASFGLKFQLISIFVMLFDPITKGLISKFGGLSYLGYYEMANKLVFQIRAFIVNANQVMIPVITHSLKTKVEGVKQIYLNSLDVTIFVDVLMLIGLLLFTPIISIVWIGTFQPEFVITMVVLSISVFLNILNGPAYFSCIAENKIKLLLHSHVLTAVLNVVLGLIIGFYFKGLGVILSSSFSFIIGSLYVVFKYHKENLFENKFLYSSHNFKNIITIIFAVFLFLQYNVISNYFEFYQIIVIYTTAFLIFALFTVFNNKKIKSIIK; this is encoded by the coding sequence ATGGAGTTAAATTCAAAAAAACGAATTTCTATAAATGTAATTTTTTCTGTACTTCAAGTGGGTATAGTGGGTTTAATTTATTTGGTAATTTATAAAATTCTATTAAACAAGCTTGGGGTAGAACAATTAGGCGTTTGGTCTTTAATATTGGCAACAACTTCAATTGCGAGTTTAGCTAATTTTGGTATTACTTCTGGAATTGTAAAATTTGTCGCCGAATTCTATGCCGAAGGAGATTTACAAAAAACTAAAAAGTTAGTATATACAACGTTTTACGCTTCCTTACTATTTTTTATTGTAGTTTGTTCTTTATTATATCCAATAGCAAGATATGTTTTAAAATTTATAATTGAACCAAAGTATTTAGATATAGCAATTAAGATCTTACCTATTTCCTTAATTTCTTTAGTTATAAATTCTATTTCAGGAGTTTTTACTTCAGTTTTTGAAGGTATTCAAAAGAATTACATAAGAAATGTTATCCTAATCTTAGGAGCTATTTTATTCCTAATTTTTACTAATATTTTTTTAGATAAATATGGATTAATGGGAGCAGCATATTCTCAAATTATACAATCCTTTTTTATATTAGTAGTTTCAATTCTTTTACTAAAAAAAGAATTTAATAGTTTCTTTATTTTTAAGTTTAATTGGGATTTTAAACTATTTAAAGAAATTGCAAGTTTTGGATTAAAGTTTCAACTCATATCAATTTTTGTAATGCTTTTCGATCCAATTACAAAAGGCTTAATAAGTAAATTTGGTGGATTATCTTATTTAGGATATTATGAAATGGCCAACAAACTTGTGTTTCAAATTAGAGCATTTATTGTAAATGCTAATCAAGTAATGATTCCGGTTATTACACATTCACTTAAAACTAAAGTTGAAGGAGTAAAACAAATTTATTTAAATAGTTTAGATGTTACTATTTTTGTTGACGTATTGATGCTGATTGGATTATTATTATTCACACCCATCATTTCAATTGTTTGGATAGGTACATTTCAGCCTGAGTTTGTAATCACAATGGTTGTATTAAGTATTTCTGTATTTTTAAATATTTTAAATGGACCAGCCTATTTTAGTTGTATTGCCGAAAATAAAATAAAGTTACTACTTCATTCACATGTTTTAACTGCAGTTTTAAATGTTGTTTTAGGCTTAATCATAGGTTTTTATTTTAAAGGTTTAGGTGTAATTCTCTCAAGTAGCTTTTCGTTTATAATTGGATCTTTATATGTTGTTTTTAAATATCATAAAGAGAATTTATTTGAAAACAAATTTTTATATTCCTCTCATAATTTTAAAAATATAATAACTATCATTTTTGCTGTTTTTTTATTTTTACAATATAATGTAATTTCAAATTATTTTGAGTTTTACCAAATCATAGTAATCTATACTACAGCTTTCTTAATATTTGCATTATTTACAGTATTCAACAATAAAAAAATTAAATCTATTATTAAATAA
- a CDS encoding glycosyltransferase family 2 protein: MTVNFRKLSIVVPAYNEGPTIHLILNKLKKLSLINNIEKEVIIVNDCSTDDTEEAIKKYISENSDLNIQYYKHEVNKGKGAALHTGIQKATGEYLIIQDADLEYDPEEYNLLLKPVIDGFADVVYGSRFMGGNPHRILFFWHTIGNKFLTFLSNMFTNLNLTDMETCYKLFHTKTIQSLTLKEKRFGFEPEVTAKISRVPKIRIYEVGISYYGRTYEEGKKIGWKDGFRAIYCILKYGMLKIK; this comes from the coding sequence ATGACTGTTAATTTCAGAAAATTATCTATTGTTGTGCCAGCTTATAATGAAGGACCAACTATTCATTTAATTTTAAACAAACTTAAAAAATTATCTTTAATTAATAACATCGAAAAAGAAGTAATAATAGTAAATGACTGCTCAACTGATGATACTGAAGAAGCTATTAAAAAATACATTTCTGAAAATAGTGACTTAAATATTCAATATTACAAACACGAAGTTAATAAAGGTAAAGGGGCCGCTTTACATACAGGAATTCAAAAGGCAACTGGTGAATATTTAATTATTCAAGATGCCGATTTAGAATATGATCCTGAAGAATACAATTTACTTTTAAAACCTGTAATTGATGGCTTCGCTGATGTAGTCTATGGAAGTCGTTTTATGGGTGGAAATCCGCATCGAATCCTGTTTTTTTGGCATACGATAGGTAATAAATTCCTAACATTTTTATCGAATATGTTTACTAATTTAAACCTAACCGATATGGAAACTTGTTATAAATTATTTCATACTAAAACCATTCAGTCTTTGACCTTAAAAGAAAAACGTTTTGGTTTTGAACCAGAAGTAACGGCTAAAATTTCAAGAGTCCCAAAAATACGAATATATGAAGTAGGAATTTCATATTATGGAAGAACTTACGAAGAAGGTAAAAAAATTGGTTGGAAAGATGGTTTTAGAGCAATTTATTGTATTTTAAAATATGGAATGTTGAAAATTAAATAA
- a CDS encoding glycosyltransferase yields the protein MKEIYHIAENVSFESGGVRTILLLLNNYLNQNKIPSNIITNLKEEADNFIHFETNKPWFYQKEIKSYLENLSKNTSIFHLHGAYSYTQYVSSEVAIKNKIPYLLSPHGMLEPRVLAKNSLKKKLYLQLILNKIIKNAQFLHCITPIEKDSLYKLTQHKNIVEIPNLMDFSTIPTDLNYEPKENYFLFIGRPDKIKGLELLINALASLNTKKVKLKIVGPENDYTTTLKQLTNRLGLENIVEFLGPIFNHEKYNLIANARAVVVPSYSEVIGMVNLEASACKTPVITTHQTGLKTEFGSMGGILINPEIEEIKNALQDSLQWNELERIERGKSLQNLCSKIIVGSKKVIFG from the coding sequence ATGAAGGAAATTTATCATATAGCAGAAAACGTTTCTTTTGAAAGTGGAGGTGTAAGAACTATTTTACTACTTCTAAACAATTATTTGAACCAAAATAAAATACCTTCAAATATTATCACTAATTTAAAAGAAGAAGCTGATAATTTTATCCATTTTGAAACAAACAAACCTTGGTTTTATCAAAAAGAAATTAAATCTTATTTAGAGAATTTATCTAAAAATACCAGTATTTTCCACCTACATGGCGCTTATTCTTATACACAATATGTAAGTTCGGAAGTAGCAATTAAAAACAAAATTCCTTATTTATTAAGTCCGCATGGCATGTTAGAACCTAGAGTTTTAGCTAAAAATAGTTTAAAAAAGAAGCTGTATTTGCAGCTTATTTTAAATAAAATAATTAAGAATGCTCAGTTTTTACATTGTATAACACCTATAGAAAAAGACAGTTTATACAAGCTTACCCAACATAAAAATATAGTTGAAATTCCAAATTTAATGGACTTCTCAACTATTCCGACCGATTTAAATTATGAACCAAAAGAAAATTATTTTCTTTTTATAGGAAGACCTGATAAAATTAAAGGATTAGAATTATTAATTAATGCTTTAGCTAGTCTTAACACTAAAAAAGTTAAACTTAAAATTGTTGGTCCAGAAAACGATTATACCACAACACTCAAACAATTAACAAATAGACTAGGTTTAGAAAATATTGTTGAATTTTTAGGGCCAATTTTTAATCATGAAAAATATAATTTAATAGCCAACGCTAGAGCGGTTGTTGTTCCATCGTATTCAGAAGTAATTGGGATGGTTAATTTAGAGGCTTCGGCGTGTAAAACACCCGTTATTACAACACATCAAACAGGATTAAAAACTGAATTTGGATCAATGGGCGGTATTTTAATTAACCCTGAAATTGAAGAAATTAAAAATGCTTTACAAGATAGTTTACAATGGAATGAACTTGAAAGAATTGAAAGAGGAAAATCCCTTCAAAATTTGTGTTCGAAAATTATAGTTGGGAGCAAAAAGGTAATCTTTGGTTAG